Part of the Zea mays cultivar B73 chromosome 4, Zm-B73-REFERENCE-NAM-5.0, whole genome shotgun sequence genome is shown below.
GATCACAGACACCATGCTTCTTAAAGCGGTAAGGCGACGCCTAGCCGCGCCTAGGATTTTTTTGGGTCGGTAGTCTTTAAAACAATGACAGACACACATGCCCACCTACTTCATCATGCAACAGCATATGTTTTCATCATCAATAAACATGAGCAGATAACCGTCAAGATTGTCCCAGCCATCCCTTTACATCTACCAGGCTAGCAACGGCACATACTGATCCTACTAGGGCACTACTGCTGTACCAGAGCTAACATTGTCGTTTACCTATACTCTAAGGACTAACGTTGATCCTGACATGAGATCTTCCTCTTCCCAGATCGCCCTGCTGGGTTCTGGACATCCCAGAACACAGGCATCCTCCCCTGGGTTGGGCCGGCAACAACATCACTTCCCATCTCCATAGGATACCTCTTTGAGTTGTTGCCGGCAGCAGCATCACTTTCCATTGGATACCTCTTTGACTTGTTGATGCCAAGAGGGGCCCTGTTGCCATGGCGCTCTTCGACGATTTCCATCTCATAACCCTGCAATGAGATAAACCTGTTCAGATAACTCAAGTTTGGGAGCTATtgcagcaagtggaatgaggtttATCACAATTTCATACCGGCTCACAGGCCTCATTGAGGTCAATCGCCGGATACACCCTTGGAGAACCACCGCGCCTTGGCTGCACCAGCTGGTTTCTACTGGAGCTCCCGACAGCACGAACCAACTGGTGCTGGGCGTCACTTACCGAAGCAGCCCTCCAGGATGCAGACGACAGTGCTGGATTCTTCACTCTACAAGCAATTGTCTGAGAGGGGTTCTTAGCCATAGATTGGTATCTCTTACGCAAGAATCTGCAACACCATGGGTTTACACAACTGTTTAGCAAACATGCCAGTATGCCACCCACATAAACAGATATCACACAACACAACGATAACACACACTGACGCAGGCATCATACAACTATAGATGGTCAAGTGGGCGTGCTAAATAGACTGGTACTAGACACGACATGACCCGTAGTGCTTTAACACGGCACGACACGATCCATAGGCCACCACTGCCACCCCGACATGATGAGCTAGCACTAGCACGAGCACGACACGATCAAGAGGTCGGCACAACTAGACACGGCTTAGACCAACTGATGGTCTATAGATGCGATTGTAATGTGTGCATGTGATTGTGAAATATGATTTGTTATGGTTTTAAAAATAATAAATCCACTCTATACTAGTATGAATGTTCATGttttaaaactatatatataatcTTAAGTTGTTCTAGATCTAGATTTTTTGAGAGCTGAGCTAGAACGGGCACTACTAGATCTAGATGCTTTAAAATTATATATATAATCTTAAAGATTTTCTAGATCTAGATTTTTTGAGACCTGAGATAGAACGGGCACTACTAGATGCTAATGTCAATGCTGGCACGGCAGGATTAGGCATTGTAGTGCCATGGTTGGGCTGATGGCTAGACGCTAGTTCTGGCACAGCACGACCCAGCACGATTAATAACAATGCCTAATAGTGTCATGACTAATAGCGCCGTGCTTTATAGTGTAAGTGCCGTAggacccgtttggccatctatacataCAACAGTTAACACACGCACACACAGAGAGACAAATAACACATGTACACACTTGAGCAAAAATGGTATGATCTGAGAATTACTTGACTTCAGCCAAAAGCCTCTTCTTCCTGAGCCTCTCCATGTACAGCCTCTCCTTCTTTGCTTGGGTTTCCTGTACAGGTCAACAAGACCTAACCATTGTCAGATATTATTCAGATCATGCATATCAAAGTGGAGATAAATAAACCCAGCAAAATGTTATAGAAGTTATAATGCCTCGAATGCTAAATCTCCAACAAAAGCTGAATTGCAAATCGCAGTGGAACAAACTAGAACTAAAACTAACACCATGAAACTCGAATGCACAGATGGGTCTAAGAACGCCGTAGCAAACAGGTTGAACCTAACTAAAGGCAAGAGATCCACAAGAAATCGTCAAAAGAACACAAGGGACGAATGAAACCTAAACCCCAAAAAGAAAGGGCATAACAAACACCGCAAACATCACAACAACAAATCCCGGGGAAAACGACAAGTAATAAACGTGGCTCTCAAACCGAATAGATGAGGCAAAACCTCCCCCAATCCCGAGATCAGCTCAGATCAGATCAACACCAGCATGAGTTGACGGGTCAAGAAGAGAATCTCTCGGCTCACCTTGATGAGCTCCTGGTAGTCCTGGAGGAGGGACCGGTACCTGAGGCTCGCCCTGTGCGCCGCCTCGTCCCCGGCGCCTCGGACCGGGCCGGGCGCGCGAGAAAAGAACGGCAGCCGCGACGTCGGAGCCCCAACCGCCGGCTGGGCCAAGACGATCTTGGTTTTCTTGGTGGCCGCCATGGCCTAGATCACTCGCCTCAAACCCCGAAGAAACGGAGCGCAGGGGATGAGGAGCAGAGGATAGGGGAGGAGGGACCGATGAGGAAAAGGCGGAGCAGGAGAGGAGATAGGACCGAGGAAGGAGACGAGAAGAAATAAAGGCGGAAggcgaggaggaggtggaggtggGGGAAGTTTCTTGCGCCTGCCTGCCCTGGCCTGCTGTTGCTCGTCCCCGCTTTCTCTCTCCTGCCGTGGGCGGCCGTGTGAAGGGGAGAGGCGGAGAGCTCCTCTGACCCATGGGTGAGGTGAGGTCGAAAACCCAAAAAGGCCCAACGATTGGTGGCAATAGGAGTCCGGGGCGGACGGGGCGAGATTGAGGAAGCACGCATGCCCGGCAAGAAACGCCACCGCCCCCAACGACTCTGGACTGTATCCCCCACCCCTTATCTCTCTCTACCCATCATCCTATCAGCAGTGGTGGACGACAGGAGGCCGGTGGTAATGGTGCGTGGATTGGGGAGTAGTGGGCCGCTGTCCCTCTCCGACTTGCTTCCGCACATCTCCCGTGTCTGAGCGAGAAGAGGTCTTGCTTGGCCTCGCCTCATCGGGCATTCTTGGAAGCCGCGTGTGCCTTCTCTCTCAACCTCCAGAGGAGACAGCCAGACAGGAGAGGCACGGAGAGCACGCACCAGAGAACAGAGTGGTGGTATCAATGACGGGAGAGGACGACGATAGAGACGACCACATATGTATTTTAAATATATTTTACTATCTTCTATTAAAATAATCTTCTCTTACATATAAGTCTTTCTCGCGTCATTCTTCTTAAACAACTTCCCTATacactttaactcaattaattaacatatatttattatttttaaaaAATATTAAAAACTTTACAATAGTTATACTATCCTATACACGTTATTATCACGTTAAAAGGCTTAGATAGGATTAATAATATCATAAAAAACAGTTTGATAAGAATAAGAGGAGCACATTGTTTCTCTTATATACATACATGGAGATTTCATCTCTGGTACATATGGGAACCGTTAGACTCACAGTGGCGGACGCAAGAAGAAAGTTCAGGTGGAGGCCAATCTGCAATGGAAAAATCACTAAAAATGTTAAAATAAAGGTAGTTTTTAGTAATATCATGAAAGTTAAGTTGTAATATCATGACTATTACAACAGAAAGTGGTGTTGTCGTGTCAATGTAAATCACGTCGGAGTCAACCAATCGGGGATAAGAGTTGCGACGTTGTGGCAGCTTGCACTCTAGTGGAAGACCATGGTGAACGACGAGCTGGTGACGGTAGGCTATTGACTATGCGATGGGCTAATAATGACAGCAGCATGGGCGACTAGGCAGCAGGCTAGCGACAGTGGGCTTATGACTAGGTGACGGGCTGGTGGCGATGATTGGGCGACAACAATGATAGGGCAAGCGTTGAGCAGGGGTTGGACGTTGTAGACCTGTGGTTGGTGTCTTCTTCTGTCTGCCTATGTTTCAGTCGATGTGGGTTGTGGTCTAAGATGGTGGGCTATACCGTGTGGGTTAGTGATGGTATGTCGTGGTGATGTTTATCTATTTTGGCCTCATATACATTATACCTTTTTTATTTATAGTATATACGAAAGGTAGGTATAAAGAGTTTCAAAAATTAAGGTGGGGTTATGGCCCACCTTGCCCACATTGTGGATCCGCCCCTGGAGAGGTATAATGCCCCTATGTCCAGTTGGGGCCGTTTAAGGGGCTCAGTTGGAGCCAGGTTAAGGCTGGTTCTAGACCTAAGCTATACCGCTAGCTTGCGTGGTACGTTGGCTCAAGGTATTGCTGTCATGGTTTCAACATCAATCGGCACGAGCTTGTGGTCACCGGGACAGTCGACTTATACCCGGTTGGTAACAGCCTCACTGCGGAGCATTCGGTTCATAATGACTGTCTGGTGACTTGTGGTGTTGCTTGATTGGTTCACGTCATTTTGaattttaaaaattaaaaatCCAAAAAAATTAAAAAGTATATTAGAATCTGATCTACAGATAAAGGAGTGTTTGAACTCATTCGCACAAGTCACATTTTGAATTTCTCTACCGCCGCCTCATACGCATATCACAATCATTTCATTTGAGTAAAGCATTGTTGAGATGTCTTCATCGAGTTCGGACATCGACATGATCGAAGATGGGGTGATCGAGTTGTTGTAACAAATTATAATGTAGCAGGCATTAGAGGTTGCCTCTAGGTCTTTCACGATTAACAAACGAACAAGGCAACATCGGAGCTACATCGATCGCGACCGTATATTCGCCCCTGACTGGTTAATGCAAGACCACTTCAACGATCTGTGGGCCTACCTGTCGCTCTACTTTCATCAAAGTTACCGCATGTTCCTTCAAATCTTAGAGGGGTTGGGTGAGCATTGTCCCGACTTCATATGTGGTCGTGTAAGatgtcacacccaggttttagagacccgggcacgaacataatcaccaggtgtgctgggaccaagtctaacacctatgatgaatcatggtacagaaacgaatgtcacatctttattatataataggagttctgtacaaaataaataaataattacatcatatgaatacaacgatccagcaacccaaagttgactgggagacgacggcctagacctctcacgaacacaacgcaacatcctccatgcgcctcatcctgtggtacctgttcttgacctgtggggggtgagacagcaagggtgagctcacatatgttcattgctcaacaagttgtgggaataatgtgcatgaactcacccaaggtgggaattcatgtgatgtgtaagactgatcaataataggggttaaagctgagcattgcttttaataagttagtcaaatttttattagcagttactaaatataagtaaataccaaaccataataataatagaacaaaattaataataaatcacattcaatgcaaatgacaaattgaatttagttccataatttaatcatgcgagagtcctgagctgctcatgaccgtgagcacggctagtataccagttttacactctgcaaaggttgtaccctgtacccacaagtcatgtatcccatgtcgctagggttagctagacccttagacactaacaaggtgaatgactagggatccactacgaggcctttacaaaattccactagcttcagaaaactcgctacagtttctaggaagagcaatataggaatcccccgtctgaccgccatcgcagcaaaatcaacccgagaacctccctacacgcctactcccctactgcctttCCCCtaccgggtaaggtagtcctccactagctttcctagttagtcagccaagggcgtcccattccacccttgtggtggcacgtgtttctcaaattaagctccatgttccaattaaaataatgatcttgtcatgaacactaaataaaataacagtataattggaacatgaacataatgtaatattaatcccaaaaccataaggagtaatagcaaaaactacccaaataattcaggggtaaacaaggtgtaaagataaccaaactagggtgacctattgggtaccatcaaaattaaacctacgcatgaataaatgattataaagaacattattgggtaataaaagtgatcaagggcacaacttgcctgggacttgagattccaggtaccagaatgatcttcagattctcgtgacctcactgctagtcgtagtaatacaacaaacatggtatagacaaaattaacatcacaccaaacataagcacaaactaaataataatgatctacgtgtcgtaacgagatcgtgggttcaagaatcactaaattcggagttatggttataaatatatgattttccgaagatctaCGTGCTTAAATGTTAAACTACATTATAAATTGGTTGATGCACatcatatgagaaaatatatcCTATGTAATTAATTTAACTTTTATCTATATTATAGCTTGTTTAGAAAACATATTATAGTCAGATTATAATTCATAGACATGTAAATCTTGATTAGTAAAATAAACCTACTACTTAAAGGGTaaacaaatatctaattataacagCATGTGATATATCAAAATAAGGTTTTCTACTATGTAGAAGATTTTATTACAAAGCCAACACAATtggaatggatcaaatcggaattaaaacaATGAAGTTATGACTTTtctaaggttaagacattattttTGCACTAAAAAGTGACTTCTGCATTTATTTTTATTGTTTTCTCGGTTAACTGGACTGGGGTCCTAATTCCAGGAAGGTTCAGGGGCTAGAATGATAAAAATAGGGCTTAGTTGTAATGATTCCAGAGCTGTATGGGACCGCGCGTTAATTCCAAGATAAGTCAAGGGCTCTTTAAGAATTTGCCACGACCGAAGGGGTATGGGTTCGTCTGAGCCGCACGATCCAATTTCGACGTGCGAGATTAGATCTAGGTCTAACAAAACGGTACGAAACCTTAGTCATCCGATCCTAGATCCATAGCCACGATTCTACCGACCCGAGATCGAACTGGTACGCTATGACATCCGTTGGATCGAACATCAACGCTCTGTATTTAAAAGAACCCGATTGAATCACATTCGCACAATCCAAGACCTATGGCCCTGATGCCCATACGCGAAAGGGTACGCACGATTTGATCAAGGCCGTCTGTGAGTCAATCAATGGCTTAGGTACCTTCTCCTTCCCTCAGCCGCGACTAAACACGGCGGCAAGCACCGCCACAGCCGCGCCCCTCACTGGAGATGGTTACCTGGTGATCCGAGTCCTACACATAATTCTCGTATAGCGTAGAATGTAAGGGGATCAAGGCCGACTGAAAGGGGCAACTCATACCTTGAATCGCCACGCGAGTTGCAGTGACCATCGCGGAACGCTAGCTCAGCGGAAATTGctactccgacgagcaattctgTGATCATCGTGATTCCTATCTCCCAATCGACCCTACGAGCACCTCCATCGCACCCCGATGTGGCCTTCCACACTTGATTTTTAGTCGGCGGCGACGGGAGAGGTGATATCCACCAAAGGCTCGTAGTTTCTCCTCCCTTTTCCACCCCATTGCGGTGGATGTGCTATCTCTGGACTAGGGTTCCCCACGTCAGGGTTTCGTGAGCACCATTTAAATGCAGAGGGTGGGTTGGCGGCCGAGGAGATAGGGGCGTTGAGCCAGCTGTCACCGGGGAGCTccaccgcgcgatccgcgcgggttGTTGCGCACAACCTGGATGACAGGTGGGGTCACGGAGACAGCGAGACGCGCACCTGTTCAGAGAACGGCCACTGGGCCCCGCAGCACAGAGACACGAGTGAGCGCGGTGTGTGGCCGACGGGCAGGGCCCACTTGTCGGCGCGCAGGCGGAGAATTGGGCCGCGGAGGGGGGAAGTTTGTGCGCAAGTTAGGCCGACCATGCTAGATTCAGCCCATGCGGGGCTTTTCTTTTCTATCTTtctgttttatattttttttgtgTTCCCAATTTCTAATTCAAAACCAAGCTTAAATGTGTTTTGAATTAACACCAGTTAGATGCGGCAAACAAATAACCTCAGcataaattttatttatttatttttaattaTCTTTTCAAACAAATGcttttaaatatatatatttcATACACATCCAAATACTTACTCTAAAAATAATCTCTAAGGCATAAATTTTACTAAAGGATATTTAAACGTTAAAATTTTTAGAGGACATTCATAAATATATTATTTACTCCCATAATAATCTTCTCCCTTGTTTAGTTAAAGGCTCAAAATGTGCCATGCCAACTTTCATTTTATTTTAGGAGAATTATTACTTTTGAGTATGTGATCAAACTCTAATTTACCAATAAATAATAAAA
Proteins encoded:
- the LOC100277886 gene encoding uncharacterized protein LOC100277886; translated protein: MAATKKTKIVLAQPAVGAPTSRLPFFSRAPGPVRGAGDEAAHRASLRYRSLLQDYQELIKETQAKKERLYMERLRKKRLLAEVKFLRKRYQSMAKNPSQTIACRVKNPALSSASWRAASVSDAQHQLVRAVGSSSRNQLVQPRRGGSPRVYPAIDLNEACEPGYEMEIVEERHGNRAPLGINKSKRYPMESDAAAGNNSKRYPMEMGSDVVAGPTQGRMPVFWDVQNPAGRSGKRKISCQDQR